The sequence below is a genomic window from Curtobacterium sp. MCPF17_002.
GCTGACGAAGACGATCCGTCCCCAGCCGCGCTCCAGCATCCGGGGGAGGAGGTGCCGCGACAGCCTGACCCCGCTCATGAGGTTGACGTCGAGGTACCGTGCCCAGTCCTCGTCGGTGATCGACTCGACTTCGGCGAGGCCGAACAGCCCGACGTTGTTCACCAGGACGTCGACCTCGTACCCGTCCGCGTCGAGGCGGGCGAGGAGCCGCTCGACCTCGTCAGCGGACCCGAAGTCGGCCGCGATGCCCGACACGTCCGAGCCGGGGTGCTCGCTGCGGAGTCGTCCGACCGCGGTCTCGACGCGAGCGGTGTCCCGGCCGTTCAGCACCACCCGGACGCCCTCGGACGCCAGCGACGCCGCGATGGCGTACCCGATGCCCTGCGTCGATCCGCTGACGAACGCCGTTCTGCCCTGCAGTCCCAGATCCATGGCCGCTCCTGTTCGTGTTTCACTTGCTCAGGCAAGTCACCGTACGGGAAGTCACTTGCCCAGGCAAGTCGCCCTGCTAGCCTCCACCCATGCCGAACCAGGACGAACCCGCCGGACTGACCGACGAGGAGCTCGAGGTCTGGGCTGCCCTGGCGACCCTGATCGAGCGGCTCCCGACGGCCCTCGACGCCCAGCTCCAGCGGGACAGCGGTCTGACGCACTTCGAGCACGGGGTGTTGTTCGCCCTCGACGGCGCACCCGAGCGGACCCTGCGGATGAGCACCCTCGCCGGGTACGCGAGCTGCACCCTGTCGCGGCTGTCCCGCGCCGTGACCCGACTCGAATCGAAGGGGTGGGTGCGCCGCGTCGTCGATCCGGGCGACGGCCGCTTCACCCTGGCCGTCCTCACCGACGCCGGTCACGAGCAGGTCGAGCAGTCCACGCCCGGTCACCAGGCCCTCGTCCGCCGGGTCGTCTTCGATGCGCTCACCGCGGCGCAGGTCCGTCAGCTCGGCGCCGTCAGCCGGCGCATCGCCGAGGCGGTCAGTGACACGCCGGTGTGGACGCCGTCCAGCCGGCGACCTGGGCGGTGAGCCGTCTCGCGGTGACCCCTTGCTTCCCTACCGGTCGTTAGGTAGATTGGTCGTGTGGACACCGACGCACCAGACCGAGGCACCAGGCGCACCGGAGCGGAGACACGACGCCGCGCCCAGCAGATCGCACTCGAGCTGTTCACCGAGCACGGGTACGAGGCGACCTCGCTCCGCCGGATCGCGGACGTGCTCGGCATCAACAAGGCGTCGTTGTACTACCACTTCCCGTCGAAGGAGGCGATCCTGCGATCGCTGTTCGACGAGCGCGGAGCCGAGGCCGACGAGCTCGTGGAGTGGCTCCGCACGCAGGACCGCACCCCGGAGCTGCTGGAGACCGCGGTCCTGCGTTGGGTGGGGTCGTTCTCGGCGGACAAGCTGCGCGGGATCCGGTTCATGGCGGCCAACCCCCTCGTCGTCCAGGGCCTCGCCGCTGCCGGCGCGGACCGGATCGGGTCGCCGCTGAACACCTTCGTCGACGAACTGACGGAGCTGCTTCCCCGGCCGACGGCGGAGAACGCCCTGCTGCTGCGGATGTCGGTGCTCAGCATCAACGCGGCCGTCCAGGCCGCAGCCGGTCACGGTGACCCGGACGAGTCCGTCATCACGGCCGCCGGGCGCGCTGCCCGGGCCCTCCTCCGCGAGATCGGACAGCCGGCGTGAACACCCTCCTGATCGTGCAGCTCGTCCTCATCGGGCTCCTCGCGGGTGAGGAGTTCATCGTTCGCTGGGGCATCCAGCCGGCGTTGTCGTCCCTGCCGGACGACGCGCACGTCCGCGCCCGGATCGCACTCGTGCAGCGCCTCAAGGTGGTGGTGCCGGTGCTGATGATCCCGACCGTCGCCGCGTCGGTCGCCGTCCTCGTCGTCGCGGGGAACGCGGCCGGGCTCCCGCTCCGCATCGCCGGAGCGGCGGCCCTGGTGGTGTTCGTGCTCGCCTCGTTCCTCGGGACCGTGCCGATCAACATGGGGGTCAACGACTGGGACCCCCGGCGGCCGCCTGCGGACTGGCGCGCCGTCGTCACGCGCTGGGAGCGCATCGACGTGCTCCGTTCGACGGCGGCCGGTGTGTCCTTCGTCCTGTTCGTCGTCGCCCTGGTCGCGCAGCTCGGCTGACGACGCGGCGTCCTGCGGACGTTCGGTGCGCGACCAGCGCCCGCCGTGCCCGGAACGGTCCACCATCGCACTGGAGGCGCGGGGCGGGCCCGCACCGTGCCTCCAGTCCGTCAGCCGGTCGCGTCAGCCGTCCGGTCCGTCGTCGTCGTCCGTGATCCGGTCAGGACTGCAGTCGCTGCAGACACTGCACGCACATCGGCCACCCGTGCGTGCCGCGGACCCGCTTGCAGCCCTCCGGGAGGTCCTTGCAGTCGTCGAACACGTGGTGGACGCCTGGCGTCGCATCCGCGTGGAACGGTCGCACCTGCATCGACGCTCCTCCCACCGAGGTCGGGTTCTCCGACGAACTCGACCACCCCTGCCTACCCGGTGGACCTGGGACCCGCCGCGGTTCGGTCCCGGTTGCGCGGCGCGGGCTGGTCGACGCCGGGCATGGTGCCGGAGCACGGTCCGTCGCTAGCATTCGGCATGGCCACGCAGAGCCCGCTCGGAGCGTACCTCCGGGCACGTCGCAGCCTCACCTCGCCCGGGGACGTCGGCATCACGGTCGGCGGACAGGTCCGGCGGGTCATCGGGCTGCGCCGTGAGGAGGTCGCGATCCTGGCCGGCATCAGCACGGAGTACTACCTCCGGCTGGAGCAGGGGCGGGAGACGCGACCGTCGGACCAGGTCATCGACGCGCTGGCGCGGGCGCTCCTGCTGGGCGAGGCCGCACGCGAGTACCTCCACGAGCTCGCACGGCCCACGAAGGCCGTCGACGAGGTCCGGCACGACGACGTGGACGACGGTGTGCGCTGGCTCATCGAGTCGTGGCCCCGGACCGCCGCGGTGGTGCACAACCGGTACCTCGACGTCCTCGCGGCGAACGCGCTCGCCGGGGCACTCAACCCCAGCTACCGGATCGGGGTCAACAACCTGGTGTCGCTGCTGACCGACCACGACGAACGGGCGCTCCACGAGGGATGGGAGGGGCTCTGCGGGAGGACCGCGGCGCTCGTCCGGTCGATGTTCGGTCAGCGACCGGACGACGCGCGGCTCGCCGACCTGGTGGCGGAGCTCTCCGCGCGGAACGCGTACTTCCGGGACGCCTGGCAGCGCAACGACGTCACGAGTTCGTCCACCGGCGTGCACGTCCTCGGTCACCCACGGGTCGGCCGTCTCGTCCTGCACTACGCGCGGCTCCCGCTCCCGGGAACGGACGGCCACAGCATCTGGCTCTACCACGCGGAGCCCGGCACACCGAGTGTGACCGCCCTCGAACGCCTCGGCAGGACCGCTCCCTCGTAGGACCTCGTGCCCGTGGTGGACCTCGTGCTCCTCCCTGGTAGCAGCGGGGACAGGCAGGACGGCCCCGATCGCCCTACCGTCGCGACATGGACCTCCACCTCACCGACAAGGTCGTCGTCGTCACCGGTGCGAGCAAGGGCATCGGACTCGCGATCACCGAGGCGCTCGTCGCCGAGGGGGCGCGCGTCGTCGCCGGTGCCCGCAGCATCACCGACGAGCTGGTCGCACTGTCCGACTCCGGTCAGGTGCTCGCCGTCCCCGTCGACCTCTCGACCCCGGACGGGCCGGCCGAGCTGGTCGCACGGAGCGAGCACTTCGGTGGGCTGGACGTCCTCGTCAACAACGTCGGAGCGGTCACGCCACGAACGGACGGGTTCCTCGCGGTCGGTGACGACGAGTGGGCGCGGACGCTCGAGCTCAGCCTCATGGCGACCGTGCGGACCACCCGCGCCGCCATCCCGCTGCTGCTCGAACGGGGACGGGGGAACGTCGTCACGATCGCGTCCGTCAACGCCTTCCTGCCCGATCCCGGCGTCATCGACTACTCGGCGACGAAGGCTGCGGTCTGGAACCTCTCGAAGTCCCTCTCGAAGGAGTACGGCCCGCAGGGCATCCGGTTCAACACGATCAGTCCCGGGCCGGTGTCGACACCGCTCTGGCTCGGCGAGGGCGGGGTCGCGGCGACCGTGGCCGCCGCGACGGGGGTCTCACCGGAGGTGGCGCGGGAACGCATCATCGCCGAGGGAGGTGGCTTCTCCACCGGACGCTTCACCGAACCGGCCGAGGTCGCCGACCTCGTCGTCCTGCTCGCCAGCGATCGAGCCGGCAACGTGACCGGCGCCGACTTCCTCATCGACGGCGGCCTGACCAAAGACCTGTGACCGCCCGGCGGACCTCGCACGGGCGGCTCCACCCGAAGGAGCAACCATGTCGAAACCCCCGGTCGTGTTCATCCACGGCCTCTGGATCCACTCGTCCGCCTGGCAGCCGTGGATCGACCTGTTCGCCGAGCACGGCTACGAAGCGATCGCGCCCGGGTGGCCCGGCGACTCGGACACGGTCGAGGCGACCCGTGACGACCCGGACCGACTCGACGACGTCGGGATCGAGCAGATCTGCCGGCACTACGCCGACCTGATCGACGGGCTCGACGCGAAGCCGATCGTGGTCGGGCACTCCTTCGGAGGCCTCATCGCCCAGGAGCTCCTCGCCAACGGCTACGCCGTCGCCGGTGTCGCGATCGACCCGGCACCGATCAAGGGCGTGAAGATCCTGCCGTTCTCCCAACTCCGATCCGGGTTCCCCGCGCTCGGCAACCCGAAGAACAAGCGACGGACGGTCTCCCTGACGGCCAGTCAGTTCCGGTACGCCTTCGGCAACGCCATCAGCGCCGAGGAGTCCGACGCCCTGCACGCCGCATGGACCATCCCCGGGCCGGGACGACCGCTGTTCGAGGACGCTTCTGCGAACTTCACGCGCAACTCCCCGGCGACGGTCGACACGCACGCGGCGCCGCGCGGCCCGCTGCTGCTGACGTCGGGCAGCGAGGACCACACGGTCCCCAGGTCGGTGACCCTCGCCGTGCACCGCCTGTACAGCGACAACACCGCTGCCGTCACCGAGTACCGGGAGTTCGAGGGTCGAGGCCACTCGCTCACCATCGACAACGGATGGCGGACCGTCGCAGACGCCACACTCGACTGGCTGACGACGCAGC
It includes:
- a CDS encoding oxidoreductase — protein: MDLHLTDKVVVVTGASKGIGLAITEALVAEGARVVAGARSITDELVALSDSGQVLAVPVDLSTPDGPAELVARSEHFGGLDVLVNNVGAVTPRTDGFLAVGDDEWARTLELSLMATVRTTRAAIPLLLERGRGNVVTIASVNAFLPDPGVIDYSATKAAVWNLSKSLSKEYGPQGIRFNTISPGPVSTPLWLGEGGVAATVAAATGVSPEVARERIIAEGGGFSTGRFTEPAEVADLVVLLASDRAGNVTGADFLIDGGLTKDL
- a CDS encoding DUF1772 domain-containing protein — protein: MNTLLIVQLVLIGLLAGEEFIVRWGIQPALSSLPDDAHVRARIALVQRLKVVVPVLMIPTVAASVAVLVVAGNAAGLPLRIAGAAALVVFVLASFLGTVPINMGVNDWDPRRPPADWRAVVTRWERIDVLRSTAAGVSFVLFVVALVAQLG
- a CDS encoding helix-turn-helix transcriptional regulator, with amino-acid sequence MATQSPLGAYLRARRSLTSPGDVGITVGGQVRRVIGLRREEVAILAGISTEYYLRLEQGRETRPSDQVIDALARALLLGEAAREYLHELARPTKAVDEVRHDDVDDGVRWLIESWPRTAAVVHNRYLDVLAANALAGALNPSYRIGVNNLVSLLTDHDERALHEGWEGLCGRTAALVRSMFGQRPDDARLADLVAELSARNAYFRDAWQRNDVTSSSTGVHVLGHPRVGRLVLHYARLPLPGTDGHSIWLYHAEPGTPSVTALERLGRTAPS
- a CDS encoding alpha/beta hydrolase; the encoded protein is MSKPPVVFIHGLWIHSSAWQPWIDLFAEHGYEAIAPGWPGDSDTVEATRDDPDRLDDVGIEQICRHYADLIDGLDAKPIVVGHSFGGLIAQELLANGYAVAGVAIDPAPIKGVKILPFSQLRSGFPALGNPKNKRRTVSLTASQFRYAFGNAISAEESDALHAAWTIPGPGRPLFEDASANFTRNSPATVDTHAAPRGPLLLTSGSEDHTVPRSVTLAVHRLYSDNTAAVTEYREFEGRGHSLTIDNGWRTVADATLDWLTTQRLEGADDQLTAP
- a CDS encoding SDR family oxidoreductase yields the protein MDLGLQGRTAFVSGSTQGIGYAIAASLASEGVRVVLNGRDTARVETAVGRLRSEHPGSDVSGIAADFGSADEVERLLARLDADGYEVDVLVNNVGLFGLAEVESITDEDWARYLDVNLMSGVRLSRHLLPRMLERGWGRIVFVSSESGVDVPADMVHYGVTKAAQLALANGLAKRTRGTAVTVNTVLGGPTWSDGVAATVESLAASQGLPVDALRAAVIGQNRTTLLERFIEPVEIASLVSYLVSPLASATNGAALRADGGVLTGIL
- a CDS encoding MarR family winged helix-turn-helix transcriptional regulator produces the protein MPNQDEPAGLTDEELEVWAALATLIERLPTALDAQLQRDSGLTHFEHGVLFALDGAPERTLRMSTLAGYASCTLSRLSRAVTRLESKGWVRRVVDPGDGRFTLAVLTDAGHEQVEQSTPGHQALVRRVVFDALTAAQVRQLGAVSRRIAEAVSDTPVWTPSSRRPGR
- a CDS encoding TetR/AcrR family transcriptional regulator, producing the protein MDTDAPDRGTRRTGAETRRRAQQIALELFTEHGYEATSLRRIADVLGINKASLYYHFPSKEAILRSLFDERGAEADELVEWLRTQDRTPELLETAVLRWVGSFSADKLRGIRFMAANPLVVQGLAAAGADRIGSPLNTFVDELTELLPRPTAENALLLRMSVLSINAAVQAAAGHGDPDESVITAAGRAARALLREIGQPA